From the genome of Solanum lycopersicum chromosome 12, SLM_r2.1:
TTCCAAAGAGGATAACTCTTGTTGGAAGTAGATTACCATTTCAAAGATTTCATTTATGCATGAGCTATAAATAACGTGCAAGTCCTACCTAACCAAACACAATAATAAGGATAAGATAGAAGTTTGGAGTGTGATAGGATGATGCACACTTTACGGGCATGGTTACTGTAGATACTTTAGAATTATAGAAACATCTGAATGGTTTCTCAAAATCTCTAGTTCaatgacaaataattttgaCAAAGGGAACACTAACGATACGTATATGCAGCTGAGCATTATCCATACGTAGAAAGAGAAAGCACAACTACAACACTTCACCATTTGAACTTTTGGTTTTATTGTTATACGTTTTCACTAAACAATATAGAGAAGATAGACGTTGACTTCCAAGCAATTTTATGTGCATCAATAAGTTTTCTAAAACATCACATGACAACAAGATTTAGAACCACTTTAGGAAGAactcttgttttattttttggagtAAGTGCATTCCTCAATGACACTGCATCGCATGAGACTGACCAGCCTCAATGGCACGGCCAAATCCAAGAGGAGCATAGACACACTTTGGAAGAACTATCACCACAAACTAAATAGACGACAAGGCTTCAGATCTCTGTAGTTAGAAACTTCCAGACACTTTTGCAAACTGATTGTTACGTAATTCTCAAAATGCTATAGACAGAAATTATCACATACCTTGCTACAGTTACTATAACACCAACAGACACGAGAAAGCACCCAAACAACTGGTTGAGACTATATCTTCTTCCAAGGAAAATAAAAGACAGGAGAAGTTGCCAGACAAGAAAGCTCTGCAAGATCAATAGATGCCGAGTTAAATAACAGATTCAATTAACTTATTGCAGGAAGCATTACACGAAGTAAGCCTAAAAGCATGTCCATAAaacaacaacaagcactatgcCTCAATCTCACACTAGTTGGGGTCCTCAGTATTCATTTGGACCATTTCATCTTAATACtcaatcattcattcatttgtttttttctttatccCAAAACTGTGATTTTATAAATCTTACACTGACATGAAAATCTCTAGACAAACTAAAAAGAATCCTGCCAAATATAGATGGATCTTTTGCTTCTGTTTTGTTCTATTCTTTGCTAAGTCCGAATATATACTTAAGAGTCTGTAGGTTTTTTTATATGAACTGGATCTACCTCATCCACTTTAGCACTTTCAATCATAGTATCAATTCTACAAGTCTCTGCATTTGGAGGTCCAAAAAAAGACAACCAAACTATCTCAGGTGACTTTATCTCATTCTTATCCTCTTCTATGCACACTACTTGTGCCTTATGTTTTATGTGATGAACTTATATGACTGCACATCTTTAGAACATTTGATTGCCCATTATCGAAATCATATGTTTTAGGGTGACCAGCTAATCTTTCTGATGACATGTATTTAATAACAGTGGTTAAGAAATGAACCCATTAATGTCAACAATCAAATTGTTCGATCGTCTTCGTAGACAATGTTCTATGAGATGAGCGTAAAATTGTttgaacaaatatatttatgcaGTCAAGCCACTACTATATTAGCACCCACTCcttatttttggtttttgtttcCCTATCTTCGAAGTGTTAGGTCCTACAATCAAGTTTTCAGGCAAGCTTCCTAGTTTTCCATCAACAGACTTAGGCACTTGAACTGATGGATACATTTCCTAAAAACCTAAAATCATGTGGCTCATTATCAGTATATGctctaagaattttttttaaaaaaatgaaaggatacaaatttcaaatttttattaccTGTGAGAGTACTGGAATTGTGGCCCCGGAAAGAATAGCTGTTTTAGAAGAGAATAATAACAAAGGATTAAGTAAAGAGTCGAAAATCAGCAAAGCTATATAAATTCTCACGTTCAAGATTTCATGAATAGAACAGAAGATCCggaaataaatttcaaatagaGAGGTCCCTGaactaaatgaaaaataatagcTGTCAACAAATTGGCATTTCGAGAGCAACTTGTATAAGTCTTGTCAAAAGGACTCTTCGTATTTTGTAAACAATGAAATGTCTTTAGAGTTTTGCAATTACTTACGGCACTCCTTTGCAATAAACACTTCGATTAAACATAATCTGCTTAGATAATTGTGTTTCATAGCATCTTCAATTTTAAAGGATATCACCTTCCTTTTCAGATTTCTAGGCTAACATTATACGAAGTAAGAACTTCGAACTGAAAAGTATTAGAAGTGCTCTATATttgctttaaattttttactttcaaCGTAATGTCTTATTTCCATAGAAGTTACTTACCTATTACATAGGAAACATTGCAGGTACCCATCTAATTAGTAGGAGTAATAAAAGCACATGAAGAAATAATGTATTGATGAATATCATAGTTGACAAAGAGACATTCAATTTGAGTAACGAAAATACTTTAAAACATCTATTGGATATTCTAGTAATTTGATTCAGCATAAACATTGTCTAACCTCCAGCTGCCATGCCAGACGCAGCAGCAAGAGCCTCTAATAGACCAACAGCAACATATGGAATTTTTGGAAGGGAAAGCATTTCATCAGTAACCTTGCCAGTATGATACCGTACGTATAAGATAGAGAAGTATATGAGTACATATCTGGGTGAAAGAAGACAAAAGAAGCAATTAAGTTATTCCAACTATTAAACAAAACAATTGGATATGAAAAAATCAGTAACAAATGTGTctactaatttttattattgatgcaCTGTACTCAGGTATTCAGCATATCCAGTGAGAAACTAAAGAACTTATacatatgatttttattttcttaagtcTTGGTAATGTGAGTTAAGTGATAGAGGAATATTTACAATTACTTTAGTCACACTTTCAAAGAGTTCATGAATCCCCGTTCTACCGTCCCAACAAGCCACCTCTTCTAAGTTCAGGGGTTGGGTCGGATAGGACCAGATCCTTGCAGTTTCAATACTACCTAAAGTTGGCTTAAAACTGAACTTGTGCGGCTGATAGAGAGTTAATTATAATAGCCAGTTCATCAGAACCAATGTGACATTAATATAACAGTTCTGCTGTTTCTGATTCATCTCATTTAAAGCATCATTTGAACCAAATCTGGAAACCAGGCAAAAAAAAGGTACAGGGCACACAATTCAATCTCCCCTAATAAATTGCATAATAAAGTTATCCCATTCATCAAGTATCACAAACAATGTAGAGCAAAATCATCCTGCAGGAGCACTATTTTTCCAGTGACATTGTATATATAGAGTAAGCATATTGTTCAACTTGTTTGTAGAGGTAATACTTAATCTTTTCCCTTTAAATTATCACAGATTAGAACCACTTCTTATTTCCAACCACAAAGATTAACAATGATGGGGACAGGGATTTAAATTTAAGAAGGAAAATTAAACAAATGCAAATATGTCACACATAATTCTCAAATATACAAAGCAAATTTTCAACTGTTAAGGTAACACTACCATTCTGCCTATGGGATGACCCCGATCAGTGTCATGGTCAAACATAGTGCTTTCTTGATGAACTTGGTTAATAAATAAAGTTGTGCTCATTTTTGACATGATGATAAGCGTTTTATCTTAATAAGTGGTTTGATTCCCAGCACAGACATTGTGTTGAGGTATCATTGAGTAACATCAACATCCTATCAATGGTGAGGCTTAAGTGATGGGCTGAGCATAGCTCAGGTTAGAGTCAAATGTAGCACTTGATGGACTTGGTTAAGAAATAAACTTACTATTAATTACTATAAATTTTGGCACGACGATAACATTTTACCTACACCCCCAATAACTGATGATGCATCATTAGAATGACTAGAAAACTATGGTTATATGGTCCAGTGGGTCCAAGGTGCAGTCAAAAGAATACATTCTAGGTAAAGAAAGTGATAGTAAATTGAAAGAGACTATGCAAAGTTTTATTCTTTCATTGTGAATCACTAATACTATGCATTATCAAAATTGAATTACTATATTACCCCCATCTATGGAAAGAATGACAAGGACTGACACTGACGTAAAAAGGCAGTACCTTTAAATGACTCTATTACCCTTGACATCATGTCACGTGACCTTGGAATTTCTCACGTGGCtttccattttctttatttttgtgaaGGAACTTTTGTCTTTCAGCTAAGGGCACACATTACAAAATGGATTTACATGGAgcattaataagaaaaaaattctatatttaataagtgaacaataacaagataatatatttaatataatttcataggtAGAGTTTGAAGATGATTAAGTGTATGCATAACTTATCCCTACATTATGAAAgcaaaaaaactataaaaaaagaGTATCGATTTACTAAATTTACTTTAATAAATGtggaatatattaaattatttcttaattaatgTATTGCTAAAATACTCGGAGAAAAAAAGGTGAAGTATAATAGATCCAAGGAAATAACAGGAAATAACAAATAGATAGTTGACTTACACTATTCACTGGGGTTACCTAAAATATCGCGGAAGGGTAAATTCTCCTTCGTATTTAAATTTGTGGGTTAATAAggaaactacaaaaaaaattattaattatattttcaaaaatcatcATTCGATACTTGAGTCAGTAGGAGATAATATGTACTTcctctgtccctatttagttgtccactttaaAAAAGACACATAtattaagataacaataattaacataGTGAAATTATAATTGTACCcttattaaatatgatttcaaaaaagatgaattaaaacttagaaattttcaagaagtttaaatAAATGTGAACTTTCGTGattgtcaaaatggacaagtaaatagagaCATCTAAGAGAGGAAacatggacaagtaaatagggacagagaaaatactatttttcatttgatattCAGTGCATGCatttaaactttaattaaatcTAGATCGTggattttaagatttatttggAGATAGTGCTCCTAACAGAATTTTCTACATACCTGTAGAATTAGTTGAGGCGTGATAAGTTGGTtagttatattaaaaattataattctgtACTCATTTTGCTTTCTAAAAATTAATAAgcacttgaaaaatatatattcataactagaatttcttttttgattagCTCAAAGGTCAAAAAAGGAAATAGACTCTgaatagatattttattatatttatctattttcaCAAATTAGAAAATTCTATCGTTCTTACTAACCTGATGAGTTAtttgattgaaaataaattattttaaaattaaaaataatattataattttgagataaaattattttacactTAAAACTCATTTAAAAGGTTAAGATTGAGAATTGTTAGGAAAAGAAAATTACCCGAAAGTGGCAAGTTGAGCCAAGAAGAAAGGATAGTTCTTCAAAGGCACTAACGCCAACTTGTAAAGCACGCGATTCCCTACACCTAGCACCACCGTAGCCGTCGCTGCAACCGCCACCTCCGCCAGTCGATTACTACTTTTCCGGTTCTCATTAATCTCCACAACTTGATCTCCCACCGCACACCTCCTCCTCGTCCTCCATTCCCCATTCTCTCCGCCATCGCGTCCGCCGCGGCGGAACACACCGGTCGATTCCGCTACCGCAATTACGTAGAATTTCGTTCTCCTTGATCTGCTAACGATTGAGTTCGGCCGGCGAGTATTGCTTATGAAATGACGAACAGATGTGGAAGAGAGATAATCCGGTGACCGGACAGCTGGAAGTTTTGTTACCGGAATATGATACCTTGCTATCGGCGACGACAATTCGCCGGTGATTATCCGGCGAGTACAAACCGACATGGTGAGATTGTACAATTATCAATTACGGAAATACGTaaaacagattttttttttctttcggtTATTATTAGTAATAAGAATTTTGAGAagaaacaattatatataactttttttttttggtaatatgGTAGTGATTACGACAGAGAAACACATAAGGacaaaataggaaataaaaaattatctccattttttttaattttaatttggaaGTTACAACGAAGAAAACAGATTATATAGTCATTCACATCATAGCATACGTAagcattttttaatttctaaaaaattttaaattcaaaaatgcGTTCGATAAGAGTCTTCAAATAATTCTTGTTAGCAATAATCATGATAGTAGTTGTGGGAAGCTagaatataatatatgaatCAATCGAAGGCAGTagctttaatttataattattttaggtgACAATAttgacttgaaaaaaaaataaaaatacacaagaTATCTActtatttcatttgatttgtGTCATTATTTGAAGTTGACGCAGCCTTTAGCCattgattttatcaaaagaatCTTGgtgtttttttaatcttttaatgTGTGGTCCTTCTTCAGTAGTAGTAAGTAATAACTAGaatattttatgtaaaataattGACACTTTATTGGTTGTTGTGTTAAATCATTAGTGAAGGTCCCCTACTTTAAAAAGGTAAATGTAGCgactagaagaaaaaaaaaaaaaaaagaggataaagaaaatttttaaaacatataaaagacaaaaaaactCTTAGCACTTTTTTGAGAAAGTAAATTCTTAGCACTTTTGACACAACCCTTTCAAAGTTGACCCACATGAAAACAgattattctttctttcatgcagTGACAACTCCAAACGTCATACATCTGCGGCCTACCTACCACTTAAGTGGCACCAATGAGATCCAGTAAGAAAGCGTCGTGGCTCTTCCACTCCGCATCAATCTTATAAACTGAAGActcatttcaatttgtttgtatgattttgaaaaagtatGAAGTTGTTAAAAGAGTCACTAAAAGGGGAAAGAGAAGTATATTTTGaaacaaacaaaagaagaaagtagacaaacaaattgaaacaaagaAATACTAATCATTAAGAGAAGATTTTGAGTTCGATCTTGAGGATAAAATCGCTCTTAGTAAAGAGCGTTAAGCCCCAAAGTGGAACTTCCCAGCACGAACTCTAATGAGTAATGAGTAAGGTTCCAAAGCAGATACCTAACACATTATGCAACAATAACAAACCTCGTGCAACCCCACAAGTAGAGTCTAGAGAGGGTAGTGGTGTGTACAGTCTTAAACATTATGGGATACAAAAAGACTACTTGGATAACATTTGTCTAGTCTAGTTAGTTTATCCTCAAGTTTAGCTCTGCAAAGATAAATAAGCTATAAGATATCAGAGCTTGCAAATTAAAAGGGCTATCTTCAAAAAGCAAAAAAGATCTGTTCCACTAATAATACAAAAAGAAGTTGGAGAGAAAAATTCCTTGCAGGTTTCAAAAATTTATCTTCACAGCAGTAAGAGAGTTGCAGCAACAAACCCATCGAAGAATTATTGTTTCCTTCCTCTTCCTTTCTTAGGTGCTTGTGCCTCCATCTGTTCTTTGCCACCCACTTCAGATATATCAGCTGCAACGAAAAGAACTTGCAGAGCATTACATTGACTGGAGCATCAGGGAGATGCAACTATGCAAGTATCGAATAAAACTTCTTAGGAATCAATACAAGCAAAGATAGAAGCATGTCTAACAAGGTACATGCCGAGTAATTAGTAAAGATTAGATTGTCATTGGATGTTACTTATACCAAACAAACAAGGTACCATGTGAAGAAAGTTTGAAAAAGTAATACCGTCTGGACCACGAGACATCaaggtaaaaaaaatgttgttaaGTTTCTCCATCTTCTTGGCATCTTGGGCTTGGTCAGTCTTAAACTTGATACACTAGCAAGGAATTAAAAATACAAACCATTAGAACAGGCAATCAATATGGAAAATTCTCTGACATACTCCCATCAAGCATGGGATACAGGATACATTATATACCAAATGTCTAAAAAGGAACTATATAACAGAGCTACAGAAGTCCACAGTTATGAGCTACCAAATGCATAAAAGGGAAATATTACATAGAGGAGCAGCAAATGTTCCTCTTTTCATTCACGCGAAAACAACAAGAGAAACCAACATTTGATGCAAAGACTGAATAACAACTATATTCAACACCGTGAAGAAATAACAATGTCTGTAGAGCTAAAGGTAGAGAAGGGAGGGCTCAACTGACGCCTCTTCGCTTGAAAATTTTACTATGCAAGTACGGTGGGTAGTGAAGTTAAGgacaagaggagaaaaaaagaagagtgAAACTCACTTGAGATAACATGTATGGATATCACTGATATAATATCtaatacaaaaacaaattataaaatcatcACGTTGTCCTTCATTTAACCCGAAAACATGCAAACACACGCTCTACATAATAGACATTACTTGAAGGTCTGTTTACAAGAAAGATGATTACATCACCAAACTCCACAGGGGAAAGGGCGTATGGCAACACACGCCACCTATTTCAACACTTTATCACATACCTATCAGTGATGCTGCTATGATTCCATACCCTTTTTTGGGTTGGGTTGGGTTTTGGGGGAGGGGGCTGAAAGGTAGGAATAGGAAGGGGCACTAATTGACTCTTTCTAGTTTCAGCACAGAGGAAGTGGAAGGTGATCGATCGTATTTTCTCCATTCAATGACCACTTCACTATCAGAATTATACAAGCCAACTCAAACATTTTGAAaccaaaataaaacacaattattttagGACTATCCTCCATTACTTTTCCATGAGAGGTACTTGTAACTTTAGAATATGGGTACCATCACAGTTTCTGGCAGAATGTCCAGTCACCCAAGTAAACTGCAAAAGAGCTGAGGTATGTTCTAATGTTCAAACATAGGAGAACCAAAAGAAATAAGGTTCACCACAAGCTAGGtaatatgagaaaaataaaaatatgttgagGGAAAAAGGACAATGGAGAGGCCCCAGCGATTTGAGAAATGGCAAAGGTAGCACAATGAGGGACGTGTAGCGCACGTCCCAAGTTTGAATCCTGTTGTGGACCAAGTCTGGTAAAAGGACTGACTCATTATCCATCTGAGTTTCGAAGATGGAAACTACAAGATTTCTTGGATATTTAAAAAACCATAGGGAGAGCTGAACCATAGAAAATATGAGAGAAAGGAAAAGCATGGTAGGTACAGCATCAAGGATCTTAAATGTGCCCTCTACTGAAGTTTAGGCAGACATATGAAGCCTAGATGAGATTCCACCAAAATATCTGGACAATTCTAAATTTGTGATTAGAGAACAaagaaaattggctaagtcaTCGACTATCCTAAGAAGCTTCACAAAAAGTAAGCTTAAAAGCCATCCCCTAGTAATCTCAAAGAGGCAAAAGATGATAAACAGGTCATCTGATAAAACAGATCACCTTGTCTGTCTGTCTCTATCCTTCGACTCCACACTTCCCCTTCCTTTCTCCCTACCTTAAAAGGCTAAACATTTTCTTTTACTACTAAATCTTTAACCCTCTTTGCCTTTTCACCAGAAGAATCAACTTCAAGAACATCCAAACAAAAGCATGTACATGATATAAGTTTTTAACTTTAAGAAAGAGAAATATTTGCTATTGTAATTATAGCAGAATGTGGTCCAACAATGATACTATCCATttgagaaacaacaaaaaatatcatCTGGGTTACTATAATGTTTTGGCCCGCTCAGGTACAAGGATTGCAGATGACTCCACTTTTTAGACCATAAAAGCTTTTCTCGAGATGCTCTCTAATTGTTGGCATCATTGCACCAAAGTCGTGTCTTCTTTAGGAGTTCAACTAGTTGGTTCCACAATCCTTGGTcataaaggaaagaaaagacttcttttaaaatcaaacataaCCAGACATCCTCTTAATCAATTCTTTCCATGTACTTCTCAGCTAAGCAGTGTTCTCATCTGATTCTCACTTTAACTCTTCCCCGACATTGAATCTCTTTAGAGTTCTACCTTATAAATATAACAGTTGTCGGAATTCTAACAACTTATACACCACAGGAGAAATAGCAATTAAGAAAATGAACATGAAATGAGTGTAACATGTGgtaaggagaaaaagaaaatagtgcATATGAAATACTAACAGACACAGAACAAGAAATCTCTTACtcattacttcacatataagCAA
Proteins encoded in this window:
- the LOC101254772 gene encoding protein CLT1, chloroplastic, encoding MSVCTRRIITGELSSPIARYHIPVTKLPAVRSPDYLSSTSVRHFISNTRRPNSIVSRSRRTKFYVIAVAESTGVFRRGGRDGGENGEWRTRRRCAVGDQVVEINENRKSSNRLAEVAVAATATVVLGVGNRVLYKLALVPLKNYPFFLAQLATFGYVLIYFSILYVRYHTGKVTDEMLSLPKIPYVAVGLLEALAAASGMAAGAILSGATIPVLSQSFLVWQLLLSFIFLGRRYSLNQLFGCFLVSVGVIVTVASGSSAGSLMEGGVFWSLLMIVSFLLQAADTVLKEVIFLDAAKRLKGGTVDLFVVNSFGSAYQAVFICLLLPFLSKLWGVPFTQLPNYLRDGAACFLNIGTLSGGCAGAPLLPLLFIIVNMGYNISLLHLLKISSAVLSCLASTVSVPISVFLFTLPLPYLGVASSLPPGFISGAIILVIGMLVYTWRPSSHLKSQEVDCHC
- the LOC101254464 gene encoding signal recognition particle 9 kDa protein, whose translation is MVYITSWDDFVERSVQLFRADPEKTRYVMKYRHSDGKLVLKVTDDKECIKFKTDQAQDAKKMEKLNNIFFTLMSRGPDADISEVGGKEQMEAQAPKKGRGRKQ